The proteins below are encoded in one region of candidate division KSB1 bacterium:
- a CDS encoding GWxTD domain-containing protein, whose protein sequence is MQHKLRLKKSTTVASMSLLLFLAYMSIASATNIGVLPLKSKGSIEFYLDVCQYEALQGGTRLEFIYSVDLSQFLNKADSLDQVAVFQIDFHVYGSLKDTLLASSEVKHVPLSPSTGGSGTIFLDVKKIETTADSLSLTLVISDSLSGKKGAITNSLLRKKFSDQLSISDLYFVSHIQKAIQPSAFEKSGLLMIPNPTRNFSYSVQAPNAYVYFEINHLGFKPENPSSYSVSYSVEDLSGKEVASHQRPTIPKTSANCSRVEIIPLADLKVGLYKLTLHVTDLPSGESASNWRYFSVASRDAAQDMLLSITEDNVQRYFDQIKYIATTEEKELFKKLNLRGKQEFLINFWQSKDPNPETAENEFMQEHFKRLAYAETSFSGGINSDMGRIYIQYGPPIEIKRQFSTTEFSKPVQIWYYAIQGTTEFVFVDRSGDGKYVLVHSTHPDEYQNPGWMNEMK, encoded by the coding sequence ATGCAGCACAAACTTCGTCTCAAAAAATCAACGACCGTTGCGAGCATGTCATTGCTCTTATTTTTGGCTTACATGAGTATCGCTTCCGCAACTAATATTGGCGTTCTGCCCCTCAAAAGCAAGGGCAGCATCGAATTTTATCTCGATGTTTGTCAATATGAGGCGTTGCAGGGTGGAACTCGGCTCGAATTTATTTATTCAGTCGATCTGAGCCAATTCCTGAATAAGGCTGATTCGCTCGATCAGGTAGCGGTTTTTCAAATCGATTTTCACGTGTATGGTTCGCTCAAAGATACCTTGTTGGCTTCCAGCGAAGTGAAACATGTCCCGCTGAGTCCGTCAACTGGCGGATCGGGAACCATCTTTTTAGACGTGAAAAAAATCGAAACGACCGCTGATTCCCTATCGCTCACTTTGGTCATTTCCGATTCCCTTTCTGGTAAAAAGGGAGCGATTACAAATTCCTTGCTGCGAAAAAAGTTCTCCGATCAGCTTTCGATCAGCGATCTCTATTTTGTGAGCCATATTCAAAAAGCCATCCAGCCAAGTGCTTTTGAGAAAAGTGGTTTGTTGATGATCCCCAATCCCACGAGAAATTTTTCTTATTCCGTGCAAGCGCCCAATGCGTACGTTTATTTTGAGATCAATCATCTTGGCTTCAAGCCAGAAAATCCATCTTCCTATTCAGTCAGCTATTCCGTTGAAGATCTTTCTGGAAAAGAGGTGGCATCTCACCAGCGGCCGACGATTCCCAAGACCAGCGCTAATTGCTCCCGAGTCGAAATCATTCCGCTGGCCGATTTGAAAGTGGGTCTTTATAAACTGACATTGCATGTCACCGATTTGCCATCAGGTGAATCGGCCTCGAATTGGCGCTATTTTAGCGTTGCCAGCAGGGACGCTGCACAGGACATGCTGCTTTCGATCACAGAGGACAATGTTCAAAGATATTTTGATCAGATCAAGTACATCGCCACGACTGAGGAAAAGGAGTTGTTCAAAAAATTGAATCTTCGGGGCAAGCAGGAATTCTTGATCAATTTCTGGCAATCGAAGGACCCGAATCCCGAGACGGCTGAAAACGAATTCATGCAGGAGCATTTCAAACGCTTAGCCTATGCGGAAACAAGTTTCTCGGGCGGCATCAATTCCGATATGGGCCGAATTTATATTCAGTACGGCCCACCAATTGAAATCAAGCGTCAATTTTCGACTACTGAATTTAGCAAGCCTGTGCAGATCTGGTATTATGCGATCCAGGGCACGACGGAATTTGTGTTCGTGGATCGGTCGGGAGATGGAAAATATGTATTGGTGCATTCGACGCATCCTGATGAGTATCAAAATCCTGGGTGGATGAATGAGATGAAGTAG
- a CDS encoding TonB-dependent receptor — protein MRQSHVRYLLLILFLALVLVVVDYAWAARTGKISGRVFEKDTKEALAGANVIIEGTTLGAATDAEGYYFIINVPPGNYKVKAVMMGYATLVQENVVVNVNQTTTLNFAMKQQVLEGETVTIEATRPVIQMDVSSSQKIVTEQAIQDRPLDNIEEILAAEAGITLTANTEGSGLIIRGGQLNETDIVIDGLSTRNERNQQPLTALNLTAIKEIEILTGGFNAEFGDIRSGMINVITREGSLDKYSLNLDARISPPARKHFGPSPFSIEGPFWKVYAGPDAFTGVTQEMVNEGKYPFTFVGWNEVARQFLADADPENDMTPQALLELWKWQHRLRKYADKPDYIGDVSFSGRLPFTPIAFLLSQRYEDLQLAYPFSRNNSISSTTLLKLTSYLSPSMKLSFNNAFMYLAGVSGSIYDDTNGMITGTRQGTEYARNALYWRYMWHDANYNPIETMQYRGGLMFNHVLSAKSYYDLRLEYTNYRTVQEPIGLRDTTGIKQIGGKWYDEAPWGYVGSKIGSIIEKYDILGDFLMSGGGRGQDHSRYWGISLAGDFVSQVNKHNEIKTGFSFDYTFFKERREINHGQTTQPFEEAPWNWWYYNESPIKIGAYVQDKLEYQGMIANMGLRLDYLKAGTPPYNLDPLFIFSELPYTLQNWRANGNSFSKFTTDEPDYKLYFSPRLGISHPVTATSKIFFNYGHFYQPPVTDQLYTVKPYSRGATIPNIGAEWPRTISYEIGIEQSVANDILIHFMGYYKDVANQLSQQNIVSIDGENDIETWNNNSYADIRGLELKIEKRVGQWWYGWVNMDYMVKSTGYTGLRYIYEDRQKAKQQRERTTQVRNNPVPSVTANITFRTPETFGPKVFGHNVFGNWRLNILQEWTDGGKELLNPEALLSEQHYAEVIDWWNTDMQVEKRFNIGKSRVGFFVEIKNLFNYKGFPSPLYWNKYVDSLHFPWETGDQKGNDKLGESGKDYIDLGWNTWAHFINPRDVFFGLRVQF, from the coding sequence ATGAGGCAGAGTCATGTCAGGTATCTTTTATTGATCCTGTTCCTGGCGCTGGTTTTGGTCGTGGTGGATTATGCCTGGGCGGCAAGGACGGGGAAGATTTCAGGCAGGGTCTTTGAAAAGGATACCAAAGAAGCATTGGCTGGCGCTAATGTCATCATCGAAGGCACGACATTGGGCGCTGCGACCGATGCTGAAGGATACTATTTTATCATCAATGTGCCCCCTGGCAACTACAAAGTCAAAGCGGTCATGATGGGCTACGCCACTCTGGTTCAGGAAAACGTGGTGGTGAATGTCAACCAGACCACGACACTGAATTTTGCCATGAAGCAGCAGGTGCTGGAGGGCGAGACCGTGACCATCGAAGCCACCCGACCCGTAATCCAAATGGACGTTTCTTCGAGCCAGAAGATCGTTACTGAGCAGGCGATTCAGGATCGACCTTTGGACAATATCGAAGAAATCTTAGCAGCGGAAGCTGGGATCACCCTGACTGCCAATACCGAAGGCTCGGGTCTGATCATTCGGGGCGGGCAATTGAATGAAACCGACATCGTGATCGATGGGCTTTCGACCCGCAACGAGCGCAACCAGCAGCCGCTGACTGCCCTGAACTTAACGGCGATCAAAGAGATCGAAATTTTAACGGGCGGATTCAATGCTGAGTTCGGCGATATCCGTTCGGGCATGATCAATGTGATCACCAGAGAAGGCAGCCTGGACAAATATTCGCTCAATCTCGATGCCCGAATCAGTCCACCGGCTCGCAAGCATTTTGGGCCCAGTCCGTTCAGTATCGAAGGTCCTTTCTGGAAGGTTTACGCAGGCCCCGATGCGTTTACAGGGGTAACGCAGGAAATGGTTAACGAAGGAAAATATCCATTCACCTTTGTGGGGTGGAATGAAGTTGCAAGGCAATTCCTGGCCGATGCCGATCCAGAAAACGATATGACGCCACAAGCGTTGTTGGAATTATGGAAATGGCAGCATCGGCTTCGCAAATATGCTGACAAGCCTGATTATATTGGCGACGTCTCGTTCAGCGGAAGACTGCCATTTACCCCCATCGCATTCTTGCTATCCCAGCGTTACGAGGACTTGCAACTGGCTTATCCATTCAGCCGCAATAATTCCATCTCGAGCACAACGTTGCTCAAATTAACTTCCTATTTATCCCCCAGCATGAAATTGTCCTTTAATAATGCCTTCATGTATTTGGCGGGCGTGAGCGGCTCAATATACGATGACACCAATGGCATGATCACAGGCACCCGGCAGGGCACCGAATATGCCCGTAATGCGCTCTATTGGCGCTATATGTGGCACGATGCCAATTACAATCCCATTGAGACGATGCAATACCGTGGTGGCTTGATGTTCAACCATGTGCTGAGCGCTAAATCTTATTACGATCTCAGGCTGGAATACACCAATTATCGCACCGTTCAGGAACCAATCGGCTTGAGAGATACCACGGGCATCAAACAGATCGGAGGGAAATGGTATGACGAAGCGCCATGGGGGTATGTGGGCAGCAAGATCGGCTCGATCATCGAGAAATATGATATTCTGGGTGATTTCCTCATGTCAGGCGGCGGCCGGGGCCAGGATCATTCCCGCTACTGGGGCATCAGCTTGGCCGGCGATTTCGTCTCTCAAGTGAACAAACATAATGAGATCAAAACTGGATTTAGTTTTGATTACACCTTTTTTAAAGAACGGCGAGAGATCAATCATGGGCAAACCACCCAGCCCTTTGAGGAGGCTCCATGGAACTGGTGGTATTACAACGAGTCGCCGATTAAAATTGGCGCTTACGTCCAAGATAAGCTGGAGTACCAAGGCATGATTGCTAACATGGGCCTACGGCTGGATTATTTGAAAGCAGGCACGCCTCCGTATAATCTCGATCCGCTTTTTATTTTTTCTGAACTCCCATACACTCTGCAGAATTGGCGAGCCAATGGGAATAGCTTCTCAAAATTTACGACAGATGAGCCAGATTATAAGCTCTATTTTAGTCCGCGATTGGGAATTTCGCATCCCGTCACAGCGACCAGCAAAATCTTTTTCAACTATGGTCATTTCTATCAACCCCCTGTAACGGATCAACTATACACGGTGAAGCCCTATTCTCGTGGAGCAACGATTCCGAATATTGGCGCTGAGTGGCCTCGCACCATTTCGTACGAGATCGGCATCGAGCAAAGCGTTGCCAACGATATTCTCATCCACTTCATGGGATATTACAAGGATGTGGCCAACCAACTCAGTCAGCAAAATATCGTCTCGATAGATGGCGAGAATGATATTGAAACCTGGAATAACAACAGCTACGCCGATATTCGGGGTCTGGAGCTGAAAATCGAAAAACGGGTCGGTCAATGGTGGTATGGTTGGGTCAACATGGATTACATGGTGAAAAGCACTGGTTATACAGGTCTTCGCTATATCTATGAAGATCGACAGAAAGCCAAGCAACAGCGAGAGCGAACGACCCAAGTGCGGAATAATCCTGTTCCATCGGTCACAGCCAATATCACTTTTCGAACTCCTGAAACTTTTGGGCCCAAGGTCTTCGGCCACAATGTCTTTGGCAATTGGCGGCTGAACATTTTACAAGAATGGACTGATGGTGGCAAAGAGCTACTGAATCCCGAAGCCCTTCTGAGCGAGCAGCATTATGCCGAAGTGATCGATTGGTGGAACACGGACATGCAGGTGGAGAAGCGTTTCAATATTGGCAAATCCCGAGTGGGATTCTTTGTGGAAATTAAAAATCTCTTTAACTACAAAGGATTCCCCAGCCCGTTGTACTGGAACAAGTATGTTGACTCGCTCCATTTCCCGTGGGAAACGGGTGATCAAAAAGGCAACGACAAATTAGGCGAATCAGGCAAAGATTACATCGACCTGGGCTGGAACACCTGGGCTCATTTTATCAATCCCAGGGATGTGTTCTTTGGATTGAGGGTACAGTTCTGA